From the genome of Geminocystis herdmanii PCC 6308, one region includes:
- a CDS encoding acetolactate synthase large subunit codes for MGQLNTAELLIQCLENEGVEYIFGLPGEENLHLLEALKNSSIKFITTRHEQGAAFMADVYGRLTGKAGVCLSTLGPGATNLMTGVADANLDGAPLVAITGQVGTDRMHIESHQYLDLVAMFAPVTKWNKQIVRPGITPEVIRKAFKVAEKEKPGAVHIDLPENIAAMPVEGKPLKIDSREKIYASYRSVNAAAVAIAKAKNPLILAGNGAIRAHATDALTEFATRLNIPVANTFMGKGAIPYIHPLSLWTVGLQQRDFITCGFEQSDLIIAVGYDLIEFSPKRWNPEGTIPIIHIGTNSAEIDSSYIPTVEVIGDIADSLDEILKRCDRTGKPVPFAASLRNEIREDYEQYAHDEGFPIKPQKIVYDLRQVMGSEDIVISDVGAHKMWMARHYHCESPNTCLISNGFAAMGIAIPGAVAAKLVHPDKKVVAVTGDGGFMMNCQELETALRVKTPFVTLIFNDNGYGLIAWKQINQFGSKSYVDFSNPDFVKFAESMGLKGYRVTSAEDLIPTLKTALEQDVPAVIDCPVDYAENIRFSRKSGDLSCPIWE; via the coding sequence GCAGATGTTTACGGGCGTTTAACAGGAAAAGCAGGAGTTTGTCTTTCTACTTTAGGACCGGGTGCTACTAATTTGATGACAGGAGTTGCCGATGCTAATTTAGATGGTGCGCCCCTAGTGGCAATTACAGGGCAGGTTGGCACCGATCGAATGCACATTGAATCACATCAGTATCTTGATTTAGTTGCTATGTTTGCCCCTGTCACCAAGTGGAATAAACAAATTGTGCGTCCGGGTATCACTCCCGAAGTCATCAGAAAAGCCTTTAAAGTAGCCGAAAAAGAAAAACCGGGGGCAGTACATATTGATTTACCCGAAAATATTGCCGCCATGCCCGTAGAAGGCAAACCTTTAAAAATTGATAGTCGAGAAAAAATTTACGCTTCCTATCGTAGTGTTAATGCTGCCGCTGTTGCCATCGCCAAAGCTAAAAACCCCTTAATTTTGGCAGGAAATGGAGCAATTCGCGCCCACGCCACCGATGCCTTAACAGAATTTGCTACCCGTTTAAATATTCCTGTTGCTAATACTTTTATGGGGAAAGGGGCAATTCCCTATATTCATCCTCTCTCCCTGTGGACTGTTGGCTTACAACAACGAGATTTTATTACCTGTGGTTTTGAGCAAAGTGATTTAATTATTGCAGTGGGATATGACTTGATTGAATTTTCTCCCAAACGGTGGAATCCAGAGGGTACAATTCCCATTATTCATATCGGTACTAATTCCGCAGAGATTGATAGTAGTTATATCCCTACGGTGGAAGTTATTGGGGATATTGCCGATTCTTTAGACGAAATTCTCAAAAGGTGCGATCGAACTGGTAAACCTGTACCCTTTGCGGCTTCTTTACGCAACGAAATTAGAGAAGATTATGAACAATACGCCCATGACGAAGGCTTCCCCATTAAACCGCAAAAAATTGTCTATGATTTACGGCAGGTAATGGGTTCAGAAGATATTGTCATATCGGATGTGGGCGCTCATAAAATGTGGATGGCGAGACATTATCATTGCGAATCCCCGAATACTTGCCTTATTTCCAACGGTTTTGCCGCTATGGGTATTGCTATTCCGGGCGCTGTCGCCGCTAAATTAGTTCACCCTGATAAAAAAGTGGTAGCAGTAACAGGAGACGGAGGATTTATGATGAATTGTCAAGAATTAGAAACCGCCTTGAGAGTGAAAACTCCTTTTGTCACCCTCATTTTTAACGATAACGGCTATGGCTTAATCGCATGGAAACAGATCAATCAATTTGGCTCTAAAAGCTACGTTGACTTTAGTAACCCCGATTTTGTCAAATTTGCCGAAAGCATGGGCTTAAAAGGCTATAGAGTCACCTCTGCTGAAGATTTAATCCCTACCCTGAAGACTGCTTTAGAGCAAGATGTTCCCGCCGTCATCGACTGCCCTGTGGATTATGCTGAAAATATCCGCTTTTCCCGCAAATCAGGGGATTTAAGTTGCCCTATTTGGGAGTAA